From the genome of Spirochaetaceae bacterium, one region includes:
- a CDS encoding phytanoyl-CoA dioxygenase family protein, with amino-acid sequence MSDVSRAAAVPSLTEDMETARRDLAVWGYAMIANALTAEQVRECRERLRSQAAAEEAAGIGHFDNGELKLNQRVWNLVNKGEMFRDLLFHPVLRELLPELLGKDYTLSSLTANIAAPGGEPMALHSDQGYTPRSLPIRVVVNTAWMLEEHSEANGGTRLVPGSHLWPELPGDKPEVESVAATGPAGTMVMFDGRLWHGTGANRTARRRHLLLGYFCRPWIRPQENFTLSLLDELYEEASPELLGLLGFRTHATLGNVNGVIVPNGALIDRRRQVGPMEATPPPE; translated from the coding sequence ATGAGCGATGTTTCGCGGGCGGCGGCGGTGCCGAGTCTGACGGAGGATATGGAGACGGCGCGGAGGGACCTCGCGGTGTGGGGCTACGCGATGATCGCGAACGCGCTGACGGCGGAGCAGGTGCGGGAGTGCCGGGAGCGGCTGCGGTCTCAGGCCGCGGCGGAGGAGGCGGCCGGGATCGGGCACTTCGACAACGGCGAGCTGAAGCTGAATCAGCGGGTGTGGAACCTGGTGAACAAGGGCGAGATGTTCCGCGACCTGCTGTTCCACCCGGTGCTGCGCGAGCTGTTGCCGGAGTTGCTGGGCAAGGACTACACCCTGTCGAGCCTCACGGCAAACATTGCCGCGCCGGGCGGGGAGCCGATGGCGCTGCACTCGGACCAGGGGTACACGCCGCGCTCGCTGCCGATCCGGGTGGTGGTCAACACCGCCTGGATGCTGGAGGAGCACTCGGAAGCGAACGGCGGCACCCGGCTGGTGCCGGGCAGCCACCTGTGGCCGGAGCTGCCCGGGGACAAGCCGGAGGTGGAGAGCGTCGCGGCCACCGGGCCGGCGGGGACGATGGTGATGTTCGACGGGCGCCTGTGGCACGGCACCGGCGCCAACCGCACCGCCCGCCGGCGGCACCTGCTGCTCGGCTACTTCTGCCGCCCGTGGATCCGCCCGCAGGAGAACTTCACCCTGTCGCTGCTCGACGAGTTGTACGAGGAGGCCTCGCCCGAGTTGCTCGGGCTGCTCGGCTTCCGGACCCACGCCACGCTCGGCAACGTGAACGGCGTGATCGTCCCCAACGGCGCCCTGATCGACCGGCGCCGGCAGGTAGGCCCGATGGAGGCAACCCCACCACCCGAGTAG
- a CDS encoding DUF433 domain-containing protein, with protein MTREVSTLGAYTFADAARYVRAPVATVRAWFLGMNTGWGQFQPVLQMDDSRRRMLSFRNLVELHVLNSIRKRHRVTLYRVRIAIEILSAVWESKHPLAEQDILTDGYELFARVSGLLTNVSDYEKQTILDEVLRAALQRIERHPAGGARKLFPFPTAEIESAEPRTIEINPSVQFGRPCLAGTGIPTEILYQRLRGGDEVDVLARDYEMPSEEIREAIRFEQDLRGVPSAA; from the coding sequence GTGACCCGTGAAGTGTCCACCCTCGGTGCGTACACGTTCGCCGATGCGGCGCGCTACGTCCGGGCCCCCGTAGCTACCGTTCGAGCTTGGTTTCTTGGCATGAATACCGGCTGGGGACAGTTCCAGCCAGTGCTGCAAATGGACGACTCCAGGCGCCGGATGCTGTCGTTTCGCAATCTGGTCGAGCTTCACGTGCTCAACTCGATACGGAAGCGTCACCGCGTAACGCTTTATCGGGTCAGGATAGCTATCGAAATCCTATCTGCCGTCTGGGAGTCGAAACACCCCCTGGCAGAACAAGACATCCTCACCGACGGGTACGAGTTGTTTGCTCGTGTGTCGGGCTTGTTGACCAACGTCAGCGACTATGAAAAGCAAACGATACTCGACGAGGTGCTGAGGGCCGCTCTACAGAGAATCGAACGGCACCCTGCGGGGGGGGCTCGCAAGCTGTTCCCGTTTCCCACTGCCGAAATCGAGTCGGCTGAGCCACGGACAATCGAAATCAATCCATCGGTACAGTTCGGCAGGCCGTGTCTTGCCGGGACCGGCATACCGACGGAGATACTGTACCAGCGGCTCAGGGGCGGAGATGAGGTAGATGTCCTGGCTCGCGACTATGAGATGCCTAGCGAAGAGATTCGAGAAGCTATCCGTTTCGAGCAGGATCTTCGCGGTGTTCCTTCCGCGGCATAG